CTCCAGTAGTACTAAGCCCAAGCTCCAAATGTCACTTTTGTAGCTATAGCTGTGACCTTGTATTCTCTCTGGCTACAAAACAAAGTTAATATATACAGTTAGTTCCTTATGAAGCATGAAAATGCTTACAACCAAGGAGAGCACAAgatgtttatttttttgaaagggagCATAAGATGTTTATTAtagcaaaataatttaaattactCACCGACATATAGTTGTAGGTGCCAACAAAAGTATTTGCCTGTTCAGAGGTGTTTGCCTTTATTGCACTCACACCAAAGTCAGTTATCTTAATTTCTCCTCTGTGATTTATTAACAAGTTTGATGGTTTGAAGTCCCTGTGAATTATGTGTTTTTCATGATGAAGGTACAACAAACCGCGCAACACCTGCATCAACAAGAaagggagaaaaaaaaacaatcgaTGTTATCACAATGAATAACAAGTACACATAAGTTTTTTGTCAGAAGGTCTGGCACATTAATGTTACCATGTTAGGTAACTCACCTGCTTAGACATAGCAGAAATATAAGGCTCTGGAATTGATCTGACTTTTCTTAGAAGATCTGCTAAAGACCCACCATCCATGTACTCTAGGATAATTGAAATGCAACCATTTTCATAGAAGGACTGGTaacaaacaacaatatatGGACATTGTGATGATTGAttaattttcaattcttgtgcAATCTGCCTGCGAATAGACTCCTGGATATTCATTTGGATTACCTGAATGTGGAATATGCAGATGAAGTTAAGGACACTGTTAAAGAAAAGGGAACAAGGAGAAAACAGTAGATTAGGCAAAATATTTAACTGCACATTGTCAAGGTGCTCTAGACTAACAAGTGCATCCAGAAAACCAAATGCCTGTCAATAGTGTAGATTTTAATACACGtaatatacaattaaagaaactgCAAGTAAACTCTATCAACTTTCAGCATGGTATAAGACAGCTCTTATAATGTAAGTTTTGAAAATCTATAAGAACTTGAGTCAACAAAGAAGAGTACATTTCCTCATAAGAAGAGGACTCCAAGAAGCCGACAAGGGAACGCAAACTTCTTTGGGAACTACACCATAAGCTATTTGACTAGAACAATTAAAGGCAGATTATTCGAAAGTAAGGGGCACATAATATACCTTCAGCGCAAAAAACTGCCCAGTCCATTTGTGCTGAACCAATTGCACAACCCCACCATTTCCTTTACCAATGACTTTAACCACGTAGAGATCTGCTAAAAGCATTTGATTGTCTGCTGCTTGAATAGGGGCTGGCTGAACATTTCATTTCCATTtacaacaaaatcagaaacacTTCAAAAGTTTTCTTTTGACATGAAGCTTAAGATATAAAGACTCACAATGCACGAGCTTGAGTAACAGGTAAAACCCTTTTCTCTAATATCAATAATTTCATACTATATTGGAAACACTCAGTGTAATGCACTTCCAAAACGCAATTTGAGACAAAATTTGCTGGAAAGAGAAAAATATTTGAACTTTGAGAATCTTCAAGCTTATGAATCAGAGAGTGCATAAGTAAAACCTAATAAAGTGATCTAGGattcacatccaaaaccaattggTAGTGGATAGAGTGGCCCAAACCCTTATAAACCCACAGGCTAGGTCTCAAATTCTGAATGTAggatgtatattctcaacacgcCCCCGCACGTGTGACAAATTTTAAAGCCATACATGTAAACAATATTTTGGGTCACGTGGAATTTGTGTGACCATTTAGGTTTCCCACGTGgatattgaaaatatacatcaTACATTAGGAATTAGGACCTAACTTGTGGGTATATAAGGATTCGGGCCACTCTATCTATTGTCAATTAGTTTTGAATGTGAAACTcatatcactttatcatggGATCAAAGCAAGGAACAATCTAGATCGGAGTTTTGGAATATACATAACTATAGGATCAATTACAATCAATCTACTGCATGATACCagctattacagagatgtgatTATATAGATTAGTAAACACTGGAATCAGCCTTGATTTGAGCTTTGATTTGCGGCATTCAATTCCGGATTAGCAGTGTGAATTGATATAGTTAACAAAACCCATTATCCTAATCTCAAAAATGCTCTGAGCCAATCCAAATATCCAATTCTAAAGGATTTGCTGGAAAAAGTAAAAGCTTTGAACTTTGAAACTCTTACAACTTCAACTTCTTTATTAGAGACGATCCGAACTCCTTCCCTATTGACAAGCAGATCCCCATCCATAAAGGTACCACTTTGAGTCCTACAAACAAACCCAATCACCAAACTCAATTAGAAACACAACACAAACACATAACAGATAGAAAACATAAACGAGAGCAGAACTTACAGAAACTTCTGGATAGAAACTTCATCAGGAGGAGGAAGAGTAAGCTTGAGCTTAGGCCCTAAGCTTCCCTTCTTCATGATGATGATTGTTGGGTTTTGCTCGATCAGCCCTTCGAAGTAGTTCAACTAGAGCTCCTCTTTTATGGTTTTGCTGTTGCTCGCTCTTGGTCCACAGTCGAAAGGTAGAGTCTTTGGGATTTAAGTATTTAGcaatttgattaatttaaagtaATTAGAAGTGGGACCTGACCAGTTGGACTAGTACTAGTGTTTGATGGAATTTGGAGAACAAACTTTGAGGAAGACTACTCAACCTTCTCAGAAAACTGCAGGAAGAAGATGGCATCGTTGACATCTCCCTAATTCACTTTTATATAACCCCTATCTCACATTTTCTTCCTATTTGACCAATATTCATTGTATTTCTAGAACAAAAAGGCAAGAAAGATCAAAGCACGTGTGAGTAAGAATGGGAAGCAAAGGAGAAATTGCCCTGCAATATTTCATCAATAGTCTAGTAGATGGTGAGAGCCTTAAAGGTCTTCTTCCACGCATGTTATTCATATAGCTCAAATTGATGAGAATATGCAAATCAAATGTGGCAAGTTTCTTTTACATCAAATATGGCATGTGATTGAGtaataaaaaatttagaatGTGATATTCTTCATAACATAATGTAACTCGTGTTTATTATGTTTTGATTCTTATATGCGAATCAGTGATAAATTATCAGAAAAAAACAATCTAATGTTTTCACCGCGAGGAAAGCAAGAGTAAATAAGTGCCCTCCAGTCTCCACTACTATATATGGACCTACAGGTTATTGTCTTGTTTCTTCATTACTTCTGCTAATAATTGAATgtaagaagagaaagaaagctGCTGTTGTAACTTGTAACTATTACTATGGCGGCCATAATCATAGTTTAGTATGGCCACCACAGCCCCACTACCAGACACAGTCTTTTAATTGCCTCAATTTCTGGTAACCCTGATATTGGGGATCCAACTCATATAAGCGTCCGGATATCATCTTCTCATGTCGGCAGATATGAAGGTCATAATTATCAATGATGGAACCTCATGCACTTTCATCTGACATCATGTACAGTCACCACTTTCAAGAAACACACCGATCTACGGTCatctattttttaattattttcaatatttttttttttaggaccatttaaatacatattttaatgatattttaatttttatatactatataaaaaaaacaaaccgtTTAGGCCCCGACTAGTCCTCCCGGCGCTAGTCTCCGGCAATTCGTCCGACTAGCGTTTAACGTTTTTTAAAACCTTGATGCTGCCTCTAGTGTTTTTGGGAGAATGGTGAGGAGGAATGTTGTATCCTGGAACAGTTTGATTTCGGGGTATGCTTTAATGGGAGAGGTGAACTTGGGATCAGCTTATTTGAGGAGATAATGAATACGGATAAGAAACCGAATGATGTGACGCTTGTAGGGGCGTTAACATGCTGCGCGCATGCAGGGTtggccgagaaggcaaggatCAAGACGCACGGAATTGAGCCTAAACTAGAGCACTATGGGTGCATGGTTGATGCTCTTGGCAGAAGTGGATGTCTGGAGGAGGCTCATGACTCGATCAAAGAGCATGCCAATGCAGCCAAATGTTGCCTTATGGGGTGCATTGCTTGGTGCTTGCTCTACTCACGGTGATGCAAAGCTCGCGGAACTTGCAGCTAAGGAGCTAAGTGATGTTGAACCGTGGAACTCTGGGAATTACGTGCTGTTGTCCAATATTTACGCCGAAGAAGGCCGGTGGGGTGAAGGTGAGTGTCAGAGAGCTGATGAAGGAAAACTGCATCACAAAAGCACCTGGCCAGAGTGCTATAGGGAAGCCATAAACGTGCACTACAGTGAGGAAGACCAAAGATATAGACTTCAGAAAACCTGATTCAGGTCATATTATTCTACTTATCCCCTTACTATTCCCCCAGATAATCGGCTATAGTACATTATATGAGGAAGTCTTGGTATCATTGTTAACAACAAGCATATATGCTTTTAGTTGAAATACTAAATAACAGATAAAATCACCCCAAAACAGAACAAGTATAATTCATATTGCTGTCTTCAAAAACTTACAATCACATTGTTGTTTACATCACTGTTCTAAAATGTATACATTCTGCAAGCCACATCAATATTCCCAGAGATTTAGATTCACTGTTATTGCTACAAACCAAACTGCAAACTCTGTAATTGTAATCAATATGATCCCTCATGCTTCTTTAATGTTTAAGGTGAACTTCGCTAGCATCTCAGGAACACCAGATATAATAGGTCCATACGTCTACAGGCATGAAACAATCAAAAACAGTCACCACTAGACAGATGAATCTTCATTACTCATAAAGAAGACAGTTATGAACTTCGCAGATTTACCTCGCGATTTTTGTTGATCTGGCACAATGGAATAGCCAgcaattttaggtttttcgGAACAATGAACTTCCGACTTTCCGGCAACTTTACAAGATAGAGTTTTGTGCACTCCTGCATAATGACACAGCACAAGACCTTATGCTTCTTGGAAACCCAGTTGAGGCAGAGTCACAAATGCTGTTCATACACTTTCTTCTATTGTTTGGTTCATATATTCAACCATAGCACAGTTTATTAACTATGCATACATGATTAGCTTATAAGAGCTGGGACTTGGGAGTGTATCTATCACCTTAATATCTATTACTTAGTGATACAATACTGTGATAGAAGATTGTGTAATGTAGGATACTAGCACTACTCACACGATAAAACACTAAAACCAAACTAGCTACCTTTGGGTTTCTCACTGAAGACGGCAAGTCCATACATGGCGATGTTTCAAAGTCTGGACTCCACATTACACCAAGGCATTCACCCACCTAAACATTGAACCAATTATTCATTATCAACCTTTCAATGAAAATTCCACATTACCAATGTCCAAATTTCAACACAATGTACTGCACCTCCCAAGCAATCCCATCAGCATTAGTATTGACACAAAGCTTCCTTGACAGTTTTCGCTTCAAACCATCAACCTCTGAAAGTTAAAAGAAATCCTGATTTTAGAccttgaccaaaaaaaaaatcctgatTTAGACAAAAACGCCTTTGCAGAACTATATTCTTGGAGTTCTACAAGAAGATGATTCTACCTGATTCCCCAGGTCTTAAGCGACCTCCAGGAAGCTTAAAACAACAATTCCTTACTTGCAAGAGCAGTATATGAGGATGTTTGAACAACTCGACCTGAGTCAAAAgtcaatttcaaatttcaaacaagTATTTACCATCCAAGAAATTACTATTCTTGTAAATCCAAAATCAATTTTATGGTGTCTTATCCCCATTAAACTGTCAGACAGTTGAAACTTCATAATAAGTAAATGAGGACAGAGAACCAACCAAAATAACTGCTTCTACACAAGTCCTCAATCCATAAGTAGCA
This genomic interval from Argentina anserina chromosome 1, drPotAnse1.1, whole genome shotgun sequence contains the following:
- the LOC126783703 gene encoding mitogen-activated protein kinase kinase 2-like; this encodes MKKGSLGPKLKLTLPPPDEVSIQKFLTQSGTFMDGDLLVNREGVRIVSNKEVEVPAPIQAADNQMLLADLYVVKVIGKGNGGVVQLVQHKWTGQFFALKVIQMNIQESIRRQIAQELKINQSSQCPYIVVCYQSFYENGCISIILEYMDGGSLADLLRKVRSIPEPYISAMSKQVLRGLLYLHHEKHIIHRDFKPSNLLINHRGEIKITDFGVSAIKANTSEQANTFVGTYNYMSPERIQGHSYSYKSDIWSLGLVLLECATGKFPYTPPDQSEGWENFFELMSAVVDLPPPCAPSDQFSPEFCSFISACVRKDPKTRLSAHDLLEHPFISMYDDLNIDLSAYFTEAGSPLATF
- the LOC126783713 gene encoding pre-mRNA cleavage factor Im 25 kDa subunit 1; translated protein: MGEEAGVSVCVSDSNGVDHNQNDDQSRQLDIYPLSCYYFGSKEAIPLKDETLADRVQRLNSNYATYGLRTCVEAVILVELFKHPHILLLQVRNCCFKLPGGRLRPGESEVDGLKRKLSRKLCVNTNADGIAWEVGECLGVMWSPDFETSPCMDLPSSVRNPKECTKLYLVKLPESRKFIVPKNLKLLAIPLCQINKNRETYGPIISGVPEMLAKFTLNIKEA